From the genome of bacterium, one region includes:
- the pheT gene encoding phenylalanine--tRNA ligase subunit beta: MKISYKLIQRYIDCPLNPEELAEKLTMAGLEVGSLEKKGSGLSCCVIGQILTIDPHPQADRLTVCQVNIGAGISTIVCGAHNMKAGDKVPVALPNCRLPAGLVIKRSKLRGVVSEGMMCSEKELGLSEESAGLMILPADAPIGEEVVSYLGLDDTILEIELTPNRGDCLSVRGIVREIAALTGVKPKESKIDFPEQEGPVQDLVSIEIRDPDLCPRYTARIISDVTIGPSPRWLAEQVQSFGLRSINNVVDITNLVMMEWGQPLHAFDYDLIEGKQVIIRRAREGERIVTLDTVERQLTPQNLVIADANRPIALAGVMGGANTEVSGQTKTILLESAFFNPVQIRRTASQFGLHSEASHRFERGIDPDGVVCALNRATQLILAVAGGSAARGVVDIYPRVFSPRTIVLRLPAVRKILGIDVPPEKVFRILHSLDFSISQKDEHTLQVLVPPFRWDIEREIDLIEEIARIYGYENIPVSLPCGAIPSDQKVQFEDTGARIRNILTGLGFCESINFSFISSQILDHFPALCPSSGGRINLRNPLIEGYNAMRTSLIPGLLENVAYNLNRQMDNIRLFELGRCFFPGNDGSSPEEKMMLALVMQGTREPRSWKGKSDSLTFFDLKGLVEALLAGLKVENYTISPRQTPWLGSPLSACLMVGSLVAGSLGKISGDILERFDIGKEVFAIEAQVDLLRPSGQVMAKPIPRYPSISRDMALIISEDVPYQEVEHSIRQMRIDILQGIQLFDLYQGEQIPAGKKSLGLSLTYQSLTRTLTDQEVNAVHEKIIDRLSQKFSASLRG; this comes from the coding sequence ATGAAAATCAGTTATAAACTCATTCAGCGCTATATCGACTGTCCCCTCAATCCCGAAGAGCTTGCTGAAAAGCTCACGATGGCTGGTCTGGAAGTGGGTTCTCTTGAGAAAAAAGGATCGGGGCTTTCCTGTTGTGTCATTGGCCAGATTCTCACCATCGATCCGCATCCCCAGGCGGACCGGCTGACGGTCTGCCAGGTTAATATCGGAGCCGGGATTTCGACTATTGTCTGCGGCGCACACAATATGAAGGCGGGTGATAAGGTTCCTGTGGCCCTCCCCAATTGCCGGTTGCCCGCAGGACTGGTTATCAAAAGATCGAAACTGCGGGGAGTGGTTTCAGAGGGCATGATGTGCTCTGAAAAAGAGCTTGGTCTCAGCGAGGAATCGGCAGGGTTGATGATCCTGCCCGCTGATGCGCCAATCGGTGAGGAAGTTGTCTCCTACCTGGGGCTTGACGATACGATTCTCGAGATTGAATTGACCCCCAATCGCGGTGACTGCCTGTCGGTTCGGGGAATCGTCCGGGAAATCGCTGCCCTGACCGGAGTGAAACCCAAAGAAAGTAAAATCGATTTTCCCGAACAGGAAGGACCGGTTCAGGACCTCGTGTCGATCGAAATCAGGGATCCAGACCTGTGTCCACGCTATACGGCCCGGATAATTTCGGACGTCACCATTGGCCCCTCTCCCCGGTGGCTCGCCGAGCAGGTACAATCCTTCGGCCTTCGCTCCATCAACAATGTGGTGGATATCACCAATCTGGTAATGATGGAATGGGGACAGCCGCTGCATGCCTTTGATTACGACCTGATCGAAGGAAAGCAGGTCATCATCCGCCGGGCTCGGGAAGGAGAGAGAATCGTCACCCTTGATACTGTCGAGCGGCAGTTGACTCCCCAAAACCTGGTGATTGCCGATGCCAACCGGCCCATTGCTCTGGCCGGAGTAATGGGTGGGGCCAATACCGAAGTTTCCGGCCAGACGAAAACTATCCTTCTGGAAAGTGCTTTCTTCAATCCGGTGCAGATCCGCCGGACAGCGAGTCAATTCGGACTTCACAGCGAGGCTTCGCACCGCTTCGAGCGGGGAATCGATCCTGACGGGGTGGTTTGTGCCCTGAACCGGGCAACGCAATTGATTCTCGCTGTGGCAGGAGGATCTGCGGCCAGAGGAGTTGTGGACATTTACCCACGGGTCTTTAGTCCCCGAACTATCGTCCTTCGGCTCCCGGCGGTCAGAAAGATTCTGGGAATTGACGTTCCTCCGGAGAAAGTCTTTCGGATTCTGCACAGCCTTGATTTTTCAATCTCTCAGAAAGATGAGCATACCCTGCAAGTTCTGGTTCCTCCATTCCGCTGGGACATTGAGCGGGAAATTGACCTGATCGAGGAAATAGCCAGGATTTATGGCTATGAGAATATCCCGGTGAGCCTGCCATGCGGCGCTATTCCTTCTGATCAGAAAGTACAATTTGAAGATACCGGGGCCAGAATCAGAAACATTCTCACAGGGCTGGGATTTTGCGAGTCGATTAATTTCAGCTTTATCTCCAGCCAGATTCTCGATCACTTTCCGGCTTTATGCCCCTCATCCGGAGGGAGAATCAATCTTCGAAACCCGCTGATCGAGGGCTATAATGCCATGAGGACATCCCTCATACCCGGCCTGCTCGAAAATGTGGCTTACAACCTGAACCGGCAGATGGATAATATCCGGTTGTTTGAATTAGGCCGATGTTTTTTCCCTGGCAACGATGGATCCTCGCCGGAGGAAAAAATGATGCTGGCTCTGGTTATGCAGGGAACACGGGAGCCCCGATCGTGGAAGGGAAAATCCGATTCCCTGACATTCTTTGATCTGAAAGGGCTGGTCGAAGCCCTGCTGGCCGGGCTGAAAGTTGAAAATTACACCATTTCGCCCAGGCAGACTCCCTGGCTCGGTTCTCCTCTGTCAGCCTGCCTGATGGTCGGATCGCTGGTGGCCGGATCGCTTGGCAAAATCAGCGGGGACATTCTGGAGCGTTTCGACATCGGCAAAGAAGTATTTGCCATCGAAGCTCAGGTAGATCTTCTGAGGCCATCGGGACAGGTCATGGCAAAGCCCATTCCGAGGTATCCCTCGATTTCGCGGGATATGGCTCTGATTATCTCCGAGGATGTGCCCTATCAGGAGGTCGAACACAGCATCCGACAGATGCGGATCGACATTTTACAGGGAATTCAGCTTTTTGACCTGTATCAGGGAGAGCAGATTCCGGCTGGGAAAAAGAGTCTTGGATTATCATTGACCTATCAATCACTGACCAGAACCCTGACCGATCAGGAGGTCAATGCTGTTCATGAAAAGATTATCGATCGTCTCAGTCAAAAATTCAGTGCTTCTCTGCGGGGGTAA
- a CDS encoding cell division protein ZapA, protein MPELSQKTTIEILGEEYTIKSDISPHEVRRLAEFINAKIEGIRHKAKNMPLLSVAVLACLNITEELFKVRRQLEETQNLMEEESTNILKLLDESLLSANEY, encoded by the coding sequence ATGCCAGAGCTCAGTCAGAAAACGACCATCGAGATTCTGGGGGAGGAATACACCATTAAAAGTGATATTTCACCTCATGAAGTGCGCAGACTGGCCGAATTTATCAATGCCAAGATCGAAGGAATCAGGCATAAAGCTAAGAACATGCCACTTTTGAGCGTTGCTGTTTTAGCCTGTTTAAATATAACTGAAGAATTATTCAAGGTAAGAAGGCAGCTTGAAGAAACCCAAAATTTGATGGAGGAAGAAAGCACTAACATCCTTAAACTGCTGGATGAATCTTTATTATCTGCAAATGAATACTAA
- the thrS gene encoding threonine--tRNA ligase — protein MKTITIRLHDGQMRQVPEGTSIREFLKSVDGFSPRQVIAGKIDGQAVDLGFLLSSDARLEVITLDSVDGKEILRHSTSHVMAQAVKELFPNARLAIGPAIEEGFYYDFDLDTPLGPEDLAKIEQRMQEIVDRDLSFERKEVPKLSAIELFRSRNEPYKIELIEDIPDQSVSLYQQGDFIDLCRGPHVPATGKIKAFKLLSIAGAYWRGDEKNKMLQRIYGTAFDTAKELKAYLDRLEEAKKRDHRKLGKELDLFSIHEEAGAGLVIYHPHGGMLRSILEEFEKKEHIKRGYNIVYGPQLLKLDLWKNSGHYDHYRQNMYFTEIDNQAYGIKPMNCLAHMLIYRSQIRSYRDLPIRYFELGTVYRHEKSGVLHGLLRVRGFTQDDAHILCMPEQVNEEIQNVLNFVIEVMGIFGFEYSLELSTRPQESIGTDEDWERATRALEMAMQNKGIEYQINEGDGAFYGPKIDVKLKDELGRTWQCATIQCDFTLPERFDLTYIDAQGQKQRPVMLHRVILGSLERFIGVLIEHFAGAFPLWLSPVQVKIMTITERQNEYAENIQQELLKRDIRVETDLRNEKIGFKIREAQMQKIPYMVIIGEQERAEGKINVRRRGGQQMGALDLQDFIQQLQKEIQEKQR, from the coding sequence CAATCACTATTAGATTGCATGACGGCCAGATGCGGCAGGTGCCGGAAGGCACGTCGATCCGGGAATTCCTGAAATCCGTGGATGGTTTTTCACCCCGCCAGGTCATTGCTGGAAAAATCGACGGGCAGGCGGTGGATCTAGGGTTTCTCCTTTCCTCGGATGCCAGGCTTGAGGTCATTACCTTAGATTCTGTTGACGGGAAGGAAATCCTCCGTCACAGCACCTCGCATGTCATGGCCCAGGCGGTGAAGGAGCTGTTTCCCAATGCCCGGCTGGCCATCGGTCCGGCCATTGAGGAGGGTTTCTACTATGATTTTGACCTGGATACACCTCTGGGGCCGGAAGACCTTGCAAAAATCGAACAGCGCATGCAGGAGATTGTGGACCGTGATCTTTCTTTCGAGCGAAAGGAGGTGCCGAAGCTTTCGGCCATCGAGTTATTCCGAAGCAGGAACGAGCCGTATAAGATCGAATTGATCGAGGATATCCCCGATCAGAGTGTCAGTCTGTATCAACAGGGGGATTTTATCGATTTATGCCGGGGTCCTCATGTTCCGGCTACGGGGAAGATCAAGGCTTTCAAGCTGCTGAGCATAGCGGGTGCCTACTGGCGGGGCGACGAGAAAAACAAGATGCTGCAGCGGATCTATGGAACTGCCTTCGATACAGCCAAGGAGTTGAAGGCTTACCTTGATCGTCTTGAGGAAGCTAAAAAGCGGGATCACCGCAAGCTGGGCAAGGAGCTTGACCTTTTCAGCATTCATGAGGAAGCGGGTGCAGGGCTGGTGATCTATCATCCGCACGGCGGAATGCTGCGGAGCATCCTGGAGGAATTCGAGAAAAAAGAGCATATAAAGCGGGGATATAACATTGTTTATGGTCCTCAGCTGTTAAAGCTCGATTTATGGAAAAACTCCGGGCATTATGACCACTACCGGCAAAATATGTATTTTACCGAGATAGATAACCAGGCGTATGGAATCAAGCCGATGAATTGCCTGGCCCATATGCTGATTTACCGCTCCCAGATCCGAAGCTATCGGGATCTTCCCATCCGTTACTTCGAATTGGGCACGGTTTATCGCCATGAGAAATCGGGCGTGCTGCACGGACTTCTCCGGGTCCGGGGATTCACTCAGGATGACGCTCATATTCTGTGCATGCCTGAGCAGGTGAATGAAGAGATTCAGAACGTTCTGAACTTTGTCATCGAGGTCATGGGCATTTTCGGCTTTGAGTATTCTCTGGAACTCAGTACCAGGCCGCAGGAGTCCATCGGCACCGATGAAGACTGGGAACGGGCCACCCGGGCGCTTGAGATGGCCATGCAGAACAAGGGCATCGAGTATCAGATCAACGAAGGGGATGGCGCCTTTTATGGACCCAAGATCGATGTCAAGCTGAAAGACGAGCTGGGCAGGACATGGCAGTGTGCAACCATTCAATGTGATTTTACCCTGCCTGAGCGGTTCGATCTTACCTATATCGATGCTCAGGGGCAGAAACAGCGGCCGGTTATGCTGCACCGGGTCATTCTGGGGTCCCTGGAAAGGTTCATCGGCGTTTTGATCGAGCATTTTGCCGGTGCTTTTCCGTTATGGCTGTCACCTGTTCAGGTAAAAATCATGACCATTACCGAACGGCAGAATGAATACGCCGAAAATATACAACAGGAGCTCCTGAAACGGGATATCCGGGTTGAGACCGATTTACGGAACGAAAAAATCGGCTTCAAGATTCGGGAAGCCCAGATGCAGAAGATCCCGTACATGGTTATCATCGGCGAGCAGGAAAGAGCTGAAGGGAAAATCAATGTCCGGCGAAGAGGCGGCCAGCAGATGGGGGCGTTAGACCTTCAGGATTTTATTCAACAGTTACAGAAAGAGATTCAGGAAAAACAGCGATAA
- the pheS gene encoding phenylalanine--tRNA ligase subunit alpha — translation MIEQLKKIQTDAKNEILAVQDLASLEDVRVKYLGRNGLLSRIIKQIGSLPADEKPAIGKLTNEAKGLLEGIWQEKLAQLKQKAAGREEELIDLTLPAIPFFVGHKHPITQIMEEACTIFTRLGFGIAEGPEIESDYYNFGALNFPKEHPARDMHDSFYISDDVLLRTHTSPVQVRIMEKTRPPIRIIAPGKVYRRDADVTHSPMFHQIEGLLVDTSSSFSDLKGILTAFVHQMFDPQTKLRFRTSFFPFTEPSAEIDISCVMCRGKGCRVCSNSGWLEILGAGMVDPEVFKAVGYDPETYMGFAFGMGVERITMLKYGINDIRLFYENDLRFLTQF, via the coding sequence ATGATTGAACAACTGAAAAAAATACAAACCGATGCAAAAAACGAGATTCTGGCGGTCCAAGACCTCGCCTCACTGGAGGATGTGCGGGTAAAATATCTGGGACGCAACGGGCTTCTTTCTCGGATAATCAAGCAGATCGGTTCCTTACCGGCAGATGAAAAACCTGCAATCGGGAAACTGACCAATGAGGCCAAGGGACTGCTTGAAGGAATATGGCAGGAAAAACTTGCCCAATTGAAGCAAAAGGCTGCCGGGCGGGAGGAAGAGCTGATCGATCTGACCCTGCCGGCGATTCCCTTCTTTGTCGGCCACAAGCACCCCATAACCCAGATCATGGAAGAAGCCTGCACTATATTTACCCGCCTTGGATTTGGTATTGCAGAAGGCCCTGAAATCGAGAGCGATTATTATAACTTCGGCGCTTTGAACTTTCCCAAGGAACATCCTGCCAGGGATATGCATGATTCATTTTATATCTCTGATGACGTTCTCTTACGGACTCACACCTCTCCGGTTCAGGTCCGTATCATGGAGAAGACCAGACCGCCGATCCGCATTATTGCTCCCGGCAAGGTCTACCGAAGAGATGCGGATGTAACCCATAGCCCCATGTTTCATCAGATCGAAGGGCTTTTGGTAGATACATCCTCTTCGTTCAGCGACCTGAAAGGGATTCTTACCGCTTTTGTCCATCAGATGTTCGATCCTCAGACAAAACTGCGGTTCCGGACAAGTTTTTTCCCCTTCACCGAGCCAAGTGCCGAGATCGATATCAGTTGCGTCATGTGCCGGGGAAAAGGATGCCGGGTTTGCTCCAATTCAGGATGGCTCGAAATCCTGGGGGCAGGCATGGTCGATCCGGAGGTTTTCAAGGCGGTTGGTTACGATCCGGAAACCTACATGGGTTTTGCTTTCGGGATGGGAGTGGAAAGAATCACCATGCTGAAGTATGGAATCAATGACATCCGCCTGTTCTACGAAAACGACTTGCGTTTTTTGACGCAATTTTAG
- the rpmI gene encoding 50S ribosomal protein L35, producing MPKIKTNRAAAKRFTVTAGGKIRAKKSHARHILTKKSRKRKRKLREASYLSASDIRAVKRMIPFK from the coding sequence ATGCCAAAGATCAAAACGAATAGAGCGGCGGCCAAACGGTTTACGGTTACCGCAGGTGGCAAGATCCGGGCCAAAAAATCACATGCCCGTCATATATTGACAAAAAAATCAAGGAAACGGAAACGAAAATTGAGGGAAGCCAGTTACCTGTCTGCCTCTGATATCAGAGCGGTCAAAAGGATGATTCCCTTCAAGTAG
- the infC gene encoding translation initiation factor IF-3, whose protein sequence is MEKDTKVMVNRRIRAKEVRLISESGEQLGILSLDKAMEMAEGRGLDLVEVAPTAAPPVCKIMDYGKYKYQQHKRAQESKKHQKVIHIKEIKLRPKTEEHDFQFKKEHVRKFLLGGNKVKITVVFRGREMTHFEIGEELLNRMAKEVEEEGAIEQAPKKEGRNMTLLLVAKNHSQRKEKPKKEGLADAKDQNE, encoded by the coding sequence ATAGAAAAAGATACCAAAGTAATGGTAAACAGAAGGATTCGGGCCAAAGAGGTTCGGTTGATCAGTGAAAGCGGTGAGCAACTCGGAATCCTGTCTCTGGATAAGGCCATGGAAATGGCCGAAGGACGCGGGCTGGATCTGGTGGAAGTAGCTCCGACAGCCGCCCCTCCCGTCTGCAAGATCATGGACTATGGCAAGTACAAATACCAGCAGCATAAGAGGGCCCAGGAATCCAAAAAGCATCAAAAGGTCATCCATATCAAGGAGATTAAATTACGGCCCAAAACCGAAGAGCACGATTTCCAGTTCAAGAAGGAGCATGTCAGAAAGTTTCTCCTGGGCGGTAACAAAGTAAAGATCACTGTTGTTTTTCGCGGACGGGAAATGACGCATTTTGAGATTGGAGAAGAGCTTCTCAACCGGATGGCCAAAGAGGTTGAAGAGGAAGGGGCGATTGAGCAGGCACCGAAAAAGGAGGGTCGGAACATGACCTTGCTTCTGGTAGCCAAGAATCATAGTCAGAGGAAGGAAAAACCGAAAAAGGAAGGTTTAGCAGATGCCAAAGATCAAAACGAATAG
- the rplT gene encoding 50S ribosomal protein L20 — translation MPRVKRGVVARRRHNKILKMAKGYRGAKSKLFRTANEAVNKALAYAFRDRKARKREFRKLWIVRINAASRLYGLSYSRMMDGLTKAGVGLNRKVLADLAVSDPSAFSELARVAKEAL, via the coding sequence ATGCCAAGGGTTAAGAGAGGTGTCGTTGCCAGGCGACGGCACAATAAAATCCTGAAAATGGCCAAGGGCTACCGGGGCGCAAAGAGCAAACTGTTCCGGACCGCCAATGAGGCGGTAAACAAGGCACTGGCTTATGCTTTTCGAGACCGGAAGGCCCGGAAAAGAGAATTTCGAAAATTATGGATTGTCAGAATCAATGCGGCCAGCAGGCTGTATGGGCTTTCCTACAGCCGGATGATGGATGGCCTCACCAAGGCAGGCGTGGGGTTGAACCGCAAGGTTCTGGCAGATCTGGCGGTCAGCGATCCATCCGCCTTTTCGGAGCTTGCCAGGGTAGCTAAAGAAGCCCTGTAA